A portion of the Sabethes cyaneus chromosome 3, idSabCyanKW18_F2, whole genome shotgun sequence genome contains these proteins:
- the LOC128744391 gene encoding ecdysone 20-monooxygenase, protein MSVTIILFYTFVTVFMLMAYSPKPRKMLESIKSFLLQLVHLSDKCAATSQATVTGGQAEQCSKKYTVWDIPGPTRLPLVGTKWVYYTGRYKLSKMHDAFVDLHRRYGNIVLEVDSVPIVNLFDRTDIEKVLRYPSKYPYRPPTEIVEYYRRSRPDRFASTGIVNTQGEQWHEMRVKLTTSITSRKVLQAFVPTLNQICDEFVELIRRKRDENQCVKDFQDVANTVGLEIICCLVLGRRMGYMSGDKLKNEKFAKLAEAVKSSFVFISKSYYGLKLWKYFPTDLYKDYVRCEEIIYDTIAEIVYEALAEEQKVCNDDDMRSIFFSILQTEGLDIKDKIAGIIDLIHAAIETFSNTLSFLLNNLSQHPDKQTRIAQEFHGCEEIITTNEMASAAYTKACIKESYRVSPTTPCLARILEEDFTLSGYHLNAGTVVLCHTRVSCQQEENFNQAEKYLPERWLEQMDENQNIYKIDEPGTSLVLPFGTGRRMCPGHRIIDIELTLIVAKLFQQFEIEYHSRLDTQFQFLLAPGTPIEIIFRDRN, encoded by the exons ATGTCGGTTACCATCATACTGTTCTACACGTTCGTCACAGTATTTATGCTGATGGCGTACAGCCCAAAGCCCCGCAAAATGCTGGAGTCGATCAAAAGCTTCCTACTGCAACTAGTACACCTGAGCGACAAGTGCGCTGCAACATCGCAAGCAACCGTCACTGGTGGTCAAGCAGAGCAATGCAGCAAAAAGTATACTGTGTGGGATATACCGGGTCCCACACGATTGCCGCTGGTCGGCACAAAGTGGGTTTACTATACGGGGCGGTATAAGCTTAGCAAAATGCACGATGCTTTCGTGGATTTGCACAGACGCTACGGAAACATTGTGTTGGAGGTTGACAGTGTTCCAATTGTCAATTTGTTCGACCGTACTGATATTGAAAAGGTTCTGCGGTATCCTAGCAAATATCCGTACCGACCGCCAACGGAAATCGTTGAGTATTACAGACGCAGTCGGCCGGACCGATTTGCTAGCACCGGAATAGTAAACAC GCAAGGTGAGCAATGGCACGAAATGCGAGTAAAGTTAACTACGAGCATTACCTCGAGGAAGGTTCTACAAGCCTTTGTACCAACCTTGAATCAAATCTGCGACGAGTTCGTTGAATTGATCCGCCGGAAACGAGATGAGAATCAATGCGTGAAAGACTTTCAGGACGTGGCGAACACAGTGGGTCTCgaaa TAATCTGCTGCTTGGTTTTGGGGCGTCGTATGGGTTATATGAGTGGAGATAAGTTGAAGAATGAGAAATTCGCCAAATTGGCGGAAGCTGTCAAGTCTAGCTTTGTGTTCATCAGTAAAAGCTACTACGGACTAAAGCTGTGGAAATATTTCCCGACAGATCTGTATAAAGACTACGTGCGCTGCGAAGAGATTATCTATGA TACGATCGCTGAAATTGTTTACGAAGCCTTGGCGGAAGAACAGAAAGTTTGCAATGATGACGATATGCGAAGTATCTTTTTCAGCATTTTACAAACTGAAGGATTGGACATTAAAGATAAAATTGCTGGTATTATTGATTTGATTCACGCTGCTATCGAAACG TTTTCCAATACATTATCATTTCTATTGAATAATTTGAGTCAACATCCCGATAAACAAACCCGAATCGCGCAGGAGTTTCATGGATGCGAGGAAATTATAACTACTAATGAAATGGCATCTGCTGCTTATACTAAGGCCTGCATTAAAGAGTCCTACCGTGTGTCACCAACTACACCATGTTTGGCCCGAATTCTGGAGGAAGACTTTACACTGTCTGGCTACCATCTTAATGCTGGG acaGTTGTTCTTTGCCATACACGAGTATCGTGTCAACAAGAGGAAAATTTCAACCAAGCTGAAAAATACCTGCCAGAGCGCTGGCTAGAGCAAATGGACGAGAATCAGAATATCTACAAAATTGACGAACCTGGAACGTCCCTAGTGCTTCCGTTTGGGACGGGGCGACGAATGTGTCCTGGTCACAGAATCATAGACATTGAACTGACGCTAATTGTAGCGAAG TTATTTCAGCAATTTGAAATCGAATACCACAGCCGGCTGGACACGCAGTTCCAGTTTCTGCTGGCTCCCGGCACACCGATAGAGATTATATTTAGAGATCGAAACTGA